The proteins below are encoded in one region of Amycolatopsis acidiphila:
- a CDS encoding oxidoreductase: MSPQLWTADDVPSQHGRVAVVTGANTGLGFQVASVLARSGAEVVLACRDPTKAAAAAERIRAATPDATVTTLQVDLTSQESVRRAAGQLAYDRIDLLVNNAGGFRAHRELTEDGFESTFAANHLGPFALTGLLLGRLLRAENSRVVTVSSVAHRRGRIDFDDLQSEHEFRSGKVYAQSKLANLMFSYALQRRLAVAGASTVAVAAHPGNARTGLGRELNPFARFLLGPHAKALTSWFLQQPEIAALAMVRAATDPEARGRDLYGPSGPWQFTGHPVRVEPDARAHDTDAQERLWQASERLTGVTYQFTRTANRCDCTHRTEMS; encoded by the coding sequence ATGAGTCCACAGCTTTGGACCGCCGATGACGTGCCCAGCCAGCACGGCCGCGTCGCGGTGGTCACCGGTGCGAACACCGGACTGGGCTTCCAGGTCGCGTCGGTCCTCGCCCGCAGTGGTGCCGAGGTCGTGCTCGCCTGCCGCGACCCCACCAAGGCCGCGGCCGCCGCGGAGCGCATCCGGGCCGCGACGCCGGACGCGACAGTCACGACGTTGCAGGTGGATCTCACGTCGCAGGAGTCCGTCCGGCGTGCGGCAGGACAGCTCGCGTACGACCGGATCGACCTGCTCGTCAACAACGCGGGCGGGTTCCGGGCGCATCGTGAGCTCACCGAGGACGGCTTCGAATCGACCTTCGCCGCCAACCACCTCGGGCCGTTCGCCTTGACCGGGCTGCTCCTCGGCCGCCTGCTGCGGGCCGAGAACTCGCGCGTCGTGACGGTCAGCAGCGTCGCCCACCGCCGCGGCCGCATCGACTTCGACGACCTGCAGTCCGAACACGAGTTCCGCAGCGGCAAGGTCTACGCCCAATCGAAGCTGGCGAACCTGATGTTCAGCTACGCCCTGCAGCGCAGGCTGGCGGTCGCGGGCGCGAGCACCGTCGCGGTCGCCGCCCATCCGGGCAACGCGCGCACCGGGTTGGGCCGTGAACTGAACCCGTTCGCCCGGTTCCTGCTGGGGCCACACGCGAAAGCGCTTACTTCCTGGTTCCTCCAGCAACCGGAGATCGCCGCACTGGCCATGGTGCGTGCCGCAACGGATCCCGAGGCTCGTGGTCGGGACCTCTACGGCCCGTCCGGGCCCTGGCAGTTCACCGGGCATCCGGTGCGGGTCGAACCCGATGCCCGGGCGCACGACACGGACGCGCAGGAGCGGCTGTGGCAGGCGTCCGAGCGGCTGACCGGCGTCACCTACCAGTTCACGCGTACAGCCAATCGGTGTGACTGTACACATCGGACAGAGATGTCATGA
- a CDS encoding TetR/AcrR family transcriptional regulator, which produces MAEERPLRADARRNRTRVLEVAAEVFAAEGLSVPVHEIARRAGVGTGTVSRHFPAKEDLFAAILLTRMEELSVRADSLAQEDPATAFFTFFTALIHEGASNRGLAEAVAGAGYDLDVLGERAGFDVSGRVRALLARAQRAGAVRSDVDYLDVKALMTACMARATPAAIAVVCDGLRA; this is translated from the coding sequence ATGGCCGAAGAACGACCGTTGCGGGCCGACGCACGGCGCAACCGCACGCGGGTGCTGGAGGTCGCGGCCGAGGTGTTCGCGGCCGAGGGCCTGTCCGTGCCGGTGCACGAGATCGCGCGCCGGGCGGGGGTGGGCACGGGCACGGTCAGCAGGCACTTCCCGGCGAAGGAGGACCTGTTCGCCGCGATCCTGCTGACTCGGATGGAAGAGCTGTCCGTGCGGGCGGATTCGCTGGCACAAGAGGACCCGGCCACGGCGTTCTTCACGTTCTTCACCGCGCTCATCCACGAGGGCGCCTCGAACCGCGGCCTGGCGGAAGCGGTCGCGGGCGCGGGGTACGACCTGGACGTGCTCGGCGAGCGCGCGGGCTTCGACGTCTCCGGTCGCGTCCGCGCCCTGCTCGCCCGGGCGCAGCGGGCGGGCGCGGTGCGGTCCGATGTGGACTACCTGGACGTGAAGGCCCTGATGACGGCGTGCATGGCCCGCGCCACCCCCGCGGCGATCGCCGTCGTCTGCGACGGGCTGCGCGCCTGA
- a CDS encoding mycothiol transferase, producing MADRGGGRVITAEEYLYFTDRAFDGMAAVLEELGDDLANRRPELPGANSPYAIVTHCLGVADYWAGRLVAGRPVERDRDAEFVASGKVADLVERIGQAKKQLRADVAAADLRAPLREDPPAHYRGTTIGRTQGAALQHVYEELAQHRGHLELTRDVLGG from the coding sequence ATGGCCGACCGTGGAGGGGGACGAGTGATCACCGCCGAGGAGTACCTGTACTTCACCGACCGGGCGTTCGACGGCATGGCGGCCGTCCTGGAGGAGCTCGGCGACGACCTGGCGAACCGGCGGCCGGAGCTGCCGGGGGCGAACTCGCCCTACGCGATCGTGACGCACTGCCTGGGGGTGGCGGACTACTGGGCGGGACGGCTGGTCGCGGGCCGTCCGGTCGAGCGGGACCGGGACGCGGAGTTCGTGGCCTCGGGCAAGGTGGCCGACCTCGTCGAGCGGATCGGGCAGGCGAAGAAGCAGCTGCGCGCCGACGTCGCGGCCGCCGACCTGCGGGCGCCGTTGCGGGAGGACCCGCCCGCGCACTACCGCGGCACGACGATCGGCCGGACCCAGGGCGCGGCGCTGCAGCACGTGTACGAGGAGCTGGCACAGCACCGCGGCCACCTCGAGCTGACGCGGGACGTGCTGGGCGGGTAG
- a CDS encoding vWA domain-containing protein, producing MSGLPDRLVEFVGALREHGIPVGPGETVDAAAAVDVLGLADREQLRAALAATVLRRSGQRAAFDALFDLYFPVAVGSAETAAEASDLNELRNALVAALAEGDAERLRGLAAAGVEVFGQYGSFGEGGSGGGGMSGWSAYQTLERVRPDALLNRVLAAIRGEQGDGLGEALARQEAQSRIASFREQVQAEARRRTAEYRGRDRIARHAVAPQTDLVSFTNASRQQLTELRRTIQPLSRKLATRLASRRRRARRGQIDLRRTLRRSLATGGVPMRPAMRERRPGRPELVLLCDMSGSVAGFAQFTLLLVQALADQFSKVRTFAFVELTDEITELVTAGAADPEGLARRIMTEARLTRWGMSSDYGDSLGSFVEGWLDAVGPRTSVLILGDGRTNGGDPNLAAVRDIADHAKHVHWLNPEPRSAWGTGDSAALEYGRVVPMHECRNLRQLTQLVTELLPG from the coding sequence ATGAGCGGGCTGCCGGACCGGCTGGTCGAGTTCGTCGGCGCCCTGCGGGAGCACGGCATTCCCGTCGGACCCGGCGAGACGGTCGACGCGGCGGCCGCGGTCGACGTGCTCGGTCTCGCCGACCGCGAGCAGCTGCGCGCCGCGCTCGCCGCGACAGTGCTGCGGCGCTCGGGCCAGCGTGCCGCCTTCGACGCGCTCTTCGACCTGTACTTTCCCGTCGCGGTCGGCTCGGCCGAAACCGCTGCGGAGGCCTCGGATCTGAACGAGCTGCGCAACGCGCTGGTCGCGGCGCTCGCCGAGGGCGACGCCGAACGGCTGCGGGGGCTGGCGGCGGCCGGCGTCGAGGTGTTCGGCCAGTACGGGTCGTTCGGCGAGGGCGGCTCGGGCGGTGGCGGCATGAGCGGCTGGTCGGCGTACCAGACGCTGGAGCGGGTGCGCCCGGACGCGTTGCTGAACCGGGTGCTCGCGGCGATCCGCGGCGAGCAGGGGGACGGGCTCGGGGAAGCGCTCGCCCGTCAGGAGGCGCAGTCGCGCATCGCGTCGTTCCGCGAGCAGGTGCAGGCCGAGGCTCGCCGCCGGACGGCGGAATACCGCGGCCGGGACCGGATCGCGCGGCACGCCGTGGCGCCGCAGACGGATCTGGTCAGCTTCACCAACGCCAGCCGCCAGCAGCTGACCGAGCTCAGGCGGACCATCCAGCCGTTGTCCCGCAAGCTCGCGACCCGGCTCGCGTCGCGCCGCAGGCGGGCCCGGCGCGGGCAGATCGACCTGCGCCGCACGCTTCGCCGGTCGCTGGCGACCGGCGGGGTGCCGATGCGCCCGGCGATGCGCGAGCGGCGGCCGGGCAGGCCGGAACTGGTGCTGCTGTGCGACATGTCGGGCTCGGTCGCGGGTTTCGCGCAGTTCACGCTGTTGCTGGTGCAGGCGCTGGCCGACCAGTTCAGCAAGGTGCGCACGTTCGCGTTCGTCGAGCTGACCGATGAGATCACCGAGCTGGTGACGGCCGGCGCGGCCGATCCCGAGGGGCTGGCCCGGCGCATCATGACCGAGGCGCGGCTGACGCGGTGGGGGATGAGCAGCGACTACGGCGACTCGCTCGGCAGTTTCGTCGAGGGCTGGCTGGACGCCGTCGGACCGCGCACCTCGGTGCTGATCCTCGGCGACGGCCGGACCAACGGCGGCGACCCGAACCTGGCGGCGGTCCGCGACATCGCCGACCACGCCAAGCACGTCCACTGGCTCAACCCCGAACCGCGTTCTGCTTGGGGCACCGGCGATTCCGCGGCCCTGGAGTACGGCCGAGTGGTGCCGATGCACGAGTGCCGCAACCTCCGGCAGCTGACCCAGCTGGTCACGGAACTGCTGCCGGGCTGA
- a CDS encoding AAA family ATPase translates to MQEPLFGSVDEVVERLAGAGYLASTPVATTVYLADRLGKPLLVEGPAGVGKTELARALAEATSSELVRLQCYEGIDEARALYEWNHAKQLLRITAGRDEGWEDTRDEVFSEEFLLPRPLLKAIRNPEPTVLLIDETDKSDVEMEGLLLEVLGDFQVTVPELGTITATRRPFVLLTSNATRELSEALKRRCLFLHLDFPSPELERDIVTLKVPGLDVRLTDSLVRVVGALRGMELRKAPSIAESVDWARTLLALGADTLDEQIVESTLGVILKYQSDHRKAAAELRLDKLLT, encoded by the coding sequence ATGCAGGAACCGTTGTTCGGTTCGGTCGACGAGGTCGTCGAGCGGCTGGCGGGGGCCGGATACCTGGCCTCGACCCCGGTGGCGACCACCGTCTACCTCGCCGACCGGCTCGGCAAGCCGCTGCTCGTGGAGGGGCCCGCCGGCGTCGGCAAGACCGAGCTGGCGCGGGCGCTGGCGGAGGCCACCAGCAGTGAGCTCGTGCGCCTGCAGTGCTACGAGGGCATCGACGAGGCCCGCGCGCTCTACGAGTGGAACCACGCCAAGCAGCTGCTGCGCATCACCGCCGGCCGTGACGAGGGCTGGGAGGACACCCGCGACGAGGTGTTCAGCGAGGAGTTCCTGCTGCCGCGCCCGCTGCTGAAGGCGATCCGCAACCCGGAGCCGACCGTCCTGCTGATCGACGAGACCGACAAGTCGGACGTCGAGATGGAGGGCCTGCTGCTGGAGGTGCTCGGCGACTTCCAGGTCACCGTGCCGGAGCTGGGCACCATCACCGCGACCCGCCGCCCGTTCGTGCTGCTGACGTCCAACGCGACGCGCGAGCTGTCCGAGGCGCTCAAGCGGCGCTGCCTGTTCCTGCACCTGGACTTCCCGTCGCCGGAGCTCGAACGCGACATCGTCACGCTGAAGGTCCCGGGGCTCGACGTCCGGCTGACCGATTCGCTGGTGCGCGTCGTCGGCGCGCTGCGGGGGATGGAGCTGCGCAAGGCGCCGTCGATAGCGGAGAGCGTGGACTGGGCGCGCACGCTGCTCGCGCTCGGCGCGGACACGCTCGACGAGCAGATCGTCGAGTCGACGCTGGGCGTGATCCTCAAGTACCAGAGCGACCACCGGAAGGCCGCGGCCGAGCTGCGGCTGGACAAGCTCCTGACATGA
- a CDS encoding TetR/AcrR family transcriptional regulator — protein MNERSPTLIPDTGRGNQAAILNAALEAFGEKGFYGASMRDVARGAGTSLSNLYNYFPAKADLLAALLRMANDELLSRIQAAVDGAGRRASDRLRAAVVAHVGFVVDHQVASLVALSEIRYLTGVARKRVVAARDSTQGLYEEIVAAGSASGEFATPYPDDAARNIVSMCAAIATWYHPGGRLTPEQLAGQHAHYALALLQGPL, from the coding sequence ATGAACGAACGTTCGCCGACGCTGATCCCGGACACCGGCCGCGGCAACCAGGCCGCCATCCTCAACGCGGCCCTGGAAGCCTTCGGGGAGAAGGGCTTCTACGGCGCGTCGATGCGGGACGTGGCCCGCGGGGCCGGGACGAGCCTGTCCAATCTCTACAACTACTTCCCGGCGAAGGCGGATCTGCTGGCCGCGCTGCTGCGGATGGCCAACGACGAGCTGCTCAGCCGGATCCAGGCGGCCGTCGACGGCGCCGGGCGGCGGGCGAGCGACCGGCTGCGCGCCGCGGTCGTGGCGCACGTCGGCTTCGTCGTCGACCACCAGGTCGCCTCCCTGGTCGCGCTGAGCGAGATCCGGTACCTGACCGGGGTGGCACGCAAACGCGTGGTCGCGGCGAGGGACAGCACGCAGGGGCTCTACGAGGAGATCGTGGCCGCGGGCTCGGCCTCGGGCGAGTTCGCCACGCCCTATCCCGACGACGCGGCGCGCAACATCGTCTCGATGTGCGCTGCCATCGCGACCTGGTACCACCCCGGCGGCAGGCTGACCCCGGAGCAGCTGGCCGGCCAGCACGCCCATTACGCCCTGGCTCTCCTGCAGGGGCCGCTGTAG
- a CDS encoding hotdog family protein, with protein sequence MSPPFFEEFAVGQRQIRPVPQKSFDPAALAAVFTGEGVLTDLSWQHVSAGSPDDRLEAELVVTRCRRAQDRDNGLVQRHLRVRNQHGETRQRGCATVLVPARGPGPDRVCHNFGTVAWGEALTEGLGEDFARATASWDGTIGLRCGEDEVHLRVYRGRVVEVTRRAPLGATFVLAASELTWTELVTGPADDFMRRAMHGEFEVTGNGYEYLRLTKVLALLARRAREVAR encoded by the coding sequence TTGTCGCCACCGTTCTTCGAGGAGTTCGCCGTCGGGCAGCGCCAGATCCGGCCGGTCCCGCAGAAGTCCTTCGACCCCGCCGCCCTCGCCGCTGTGTTCACCGGCGAGGGCGTGCTCACCGACCTCAGCTGGCAGCACGTGAGTGCCGGCAGCCCCGACGACCGGCTGGAGGCCGAGCTCGTGGTGACCCGCTGCCGTCGTGCGCAGGACCGGGACAACGGCCTGGTCCAGCGGCATCTCAGGGTGCGCAACCAGCACGGCGAGACCCGGCAGCGCGGCTGCGCGACCGTCCTCGTGCCGGCCCGCGGCCCGGGTCCCGACCGGGTCTGCCACAACTTCGGCACAGTGGCCTGGGGCGAGGCGCTCACCGAAGGCCTCGGCGAGGACTTCGCGCGGGCGACCGCGAGCTGGGACGGCACCATCGGGCTGCGCTGCGGCGAGGACGAGGTGCACCTGCGGGTCTACCGCGGCCGGGTCGTCGAGGTGACCCGCCGCGCGCCGCTGGGCGCCACGTTCGTCCTCGCCGCGAGCGAGCTGACCTGGACCGAGCTGGTCACCGGCCCGGCCGACGACTTCATGCGGCGGGCGATGCACGGCGAGTTCGAGGTCACCGGCAACGGGTACGAGTACCTGCGGCTCACGAAGGTCCTCGCGCTGCTGGCCCGCCGGGCGCGGGAGGTGGCCCGATGA
- a CDS encoding alpha/beta fold hydrolase, translating into MIEAGYFDIGGTLSYVEQTRHGRPLLCLHTAGQSGVQWRHSVAGLADRGYRVIVPDLPGHGRSEPPPGEPIDDLGRYAVWCEQLVDALELERPLVVGCSIGGKITLDLAVRMGHRLAGVVAMAAEAGPGRASLSGLRRELEDVAAPSRGDRTYLGTLAVVGRGIPAGRAELIATMHRREDPVVTTADLLGWGTHDVRAGLAEIACPVHLVVGEDDLWLDAAKVRMTAESIPDARFTLLEGIGHYPMEELAGFPALLHEWLTALVESR; encoded by the coding sequence ATGATCGAGGCAGGCTATTTCGACATCGGCGGCACACTGTCCTATGTGGAGCAGACAAGGCACGGGCGGCCCTTGCTGTGCCTGCACACCGCAGGACAGAGCGGCGTGCAGTGGCGGCACAGCGTGGCCGGGCTCGCCGACCGCGGCTACCGCGTCATCGTGCCCGACCTGCCGGGACACGGCCGGTCCGAGCCCCCGCCGGGCGAGCCGATCGACGACCTCGGCCGCTACGCCGTGTGGTGCGAACAGCTCGTCGACGCCCTCGAACTGGAGCGGCCGCTGGTCGTCGGCTGCTCGATCGGCGGGAAGATCACGCTCGACCTCGCCGTCCGGATGGGCCACCGGCTCGCCGGGGTCGTCGCGATGGCGGCCGAAGCCGGGCCGGGCCGGGCGAGCCTGTCCGGCCTGCGCCGCGAGCTCGAGGACGTCGCCGCGCCGAGCCGGGGCGACCGGACGTATCTGGGCACGCTCGCGGTGGTCGGCAGGGGCATCCCGGCCGGCCGTGCCGAGCTGATCGCCACCATGCACCGGCGCGAGGACCCGGTCGTCACGACCGCGGACCTGCTCGGCTGGGGCACCCACGACGTCCGCGCGGGACTTGCCGAAATCGCCTGTCCGGTGCACCTTGTCGTGGGTGAGGACGATCTCTGGCTCGACGCGGCGAAGGTGCGCATGACGGCCGAATCGATCCCGGACGCCCGGTTCACGCTGCTCGAGGGCATCGGGCACTACCCGATGGAGGAGCTGGCCGGGTTCCCCGCGCTCCTGCACGAGTGGCTCACCGCACTGGTGGAGTCGCGATGA